Proteins encoded by one window of Fibrobacterota bacterium:
- a CDS encoding c-type cytochrome translates to MTRLLPPVAIIAVLGATLSPFAADAPAAAGDACGAGKTLYQAKCSQCHGDNGDGKGVGADFFVPRPRDFTSGAFKIRSTESGELPLDPDLRRVIRQGMPYTGMPAWPGFSEQEVSDLICYVKAYNADFKDTSVHPKTVVVPKAPSFSEASAKAGRAVYEENKCMDCHGKWGRGDGESGPTLKDDWGNPIRPADLTKRWTFRGGSERGDIYRTFMTGLNGTPMPSFASSIKEEDRWKLVDYVYSLSPGSDAGYAGMLSAAPVGKIDSAKLRESLADMPPARFPIVGQVIEGVRDFFPACNAVEARAVYDADRVAVLVSWHDMSAQKTGTNSPLSPKAGDSAAAAPKAAATPIAPAPAAPASPATTAPVPSLAAFSDAIALQIPLQAPAGAVKPYFLFGDRKHPVALRFADLGNGGLRVFIGKGSGKVAPVGSLKGTAGPADARYQDGEWSVAFFLPRKPPAGDGPALETGAFMPIAFSVWDGLSGETGDKRGVTSWFPLYLEPQRPNPAGPAALHAAIALAVGLGGLFAARRWARNS, encoded by the coding sequence ATGACGCGATTACTCCCTCCGGTCGCGATCATAGCCGTCCTGGGCGCCACCCTTTCCCCCTTCGCCGCCGATGCCCCGGCCGCCGCGGGAGACGCTTGCGGCGCCGGCAAGACCTTATACCAGGCCAAGTGCAGCCAATGCCATGGCGATAACGGCGACGGCAAGGGCGTAGGCGCCGACTTCTTCGTGCCGCGCCCGCGCGATTTCACTTCCGGCGCATTCAAGATCCGTTCTACCGAAAGCGGAGAGCTGCCGTTGGACCCCGATCTCCGCCGCGTGATCCGCCAAGGAATGCCGTATACGGGCATGCCCGCCTGGCCCGGCTTTTCCGAACAGGAAGTCTCGGATCTGATCTGCTACGTGAAAGCCTACAACGCCGATTTCAAGGATACCTCCGTCCATCCCAAGACCGTGGTCGTCCCGAAGGCCCCTTCCTTCAGCGAAGCCTCCGCCAAGGCGGGCCGCGCGGTGTACGAAGAGAACAAGTGCATGGATTGCCACGGGAAATGGGGGCGCGGGGACGGCGAATCCGGGCCCACCTTGAAGGACGATTGGGGCAATCCCATCCGGCCCGCCGACCTCACCAAGCGCTGGACCTTCCGCGGCGGCTCGGAGCGCGGGGACATTTATCGCACCTTCATGACGGGACTGAATGGCACGCCCATGCCCTCCTTCGCGAGCTCCATCAAGGAAGAGGATCGTTGGAAACTGGTCGATTATGTTTATTCGCTTTCGCCCGGGAGCGATGCGGGATATGCGGGCATGCTGTCGGCAGCCCCGGTAGGCAAGATCGATTCCGCGAAATTGCGCGAGAGCCTGGCGGACATGCCGCCGGCGCGTTTCCCGATCGTCGGCCAGGTGATCGAAGGGGTGCGCGACTTTTTCCCGGCCTGCAACGCAGTGGAAGCGCGCGCCGTATACGATGCCGATCGCGTGGCGGTACTAGTTTCGTGGCATGACATGAGCGCGCAGAAAACCGGGACGAACTCGCCGCTCTCGCCCAAAGCCGGCGATTCAGCGGCCGCGGCGCCGAAAGCCGCTGCGACGCCCATTGCCCCTGCGCCCGCAGCCCCCGCTTCTCCGGCCACTACGGCCCCTGTTCCGTCGCTTGCCGCCTTCTCCGATGCCATCGCCTTGCAGATCCCCCTGCAAGCCCCCGCCGGGGCCGTAAAGCCCTACTTCCTGTTCGGCGACCGCAAGCATCCGGTAGCCTTGCGTTTCGCGGACTTAGGCAATGGAGGACTACGGGTCTTCATAGGCAAAGGCAGCGGCAAGGTCGCTCCCGTAGGAAGCCTTAAAGGCACCGCCGGGCCCGCGGATGCCCGTTACCAGGACGGGGAATGGAGCGTGGCCTTCTTCCTGCCCCGCAAGCCTCCAGCGGGGGATGGCCCGGCGTTGGAGACGGGCGCCTTCATGCCCATCGCCTTTTCGGTTTGGGACGGCCTCAGCGGGGAAACCGGCGACAAGCGCGGCGTGACTTCGTGGTTCCCGCTTTACCTGGAACCCCAACGCCCGAATCCCGCCGGTCCGGCCGCTTTGCATGCGGCTATCGCCCTGGCGGTGGGCCTGGGCGGATTGTTCGCGGCCCGTCGTTGGGCGCGGAATTCGTAA
- a CDS encoding c-type cytochrome produces MKHAVILALFGIAGSASAAAPDATWPPQYAWLEKGENIYLKDCVACHGELGNGKGAASPFMEPKPRDFTMGMYKFRTTASGELPTDADLMRTLERGVPGTQMPGWKRVLTLPERMAVIAYIKSFSSDFKDGAPASLPIPTPPPATDKAVADGKMVYMLMECWSCHGGQGKGDGKSGKTLHDDWGRKILPWDLTRSDYKGDNDPASLYRTFTTGLNGTPMPAFALDGFLIGGDIEIDPAKYAEAYGARDVDQLRRWLSTQPSESSLRHMAPEQKSALGESRKWALVHYIRSLVKRPNFLVRMFTEDTEITH; encoded by the coding sequence ATGAAGCATGCCGTCATATTGGCGCTATTCGGGATCGCGGGATCGGCGTCCGCCGCCGCTCCGGACGCGACCTGGCCCCCTCAATACGCCTGGCTGGAAAAGGGCGAGAACATTTACCTGAAGGACTGCGTCGCCTGCCACGGCGAACTCGGGAACGGGAAAGGGGCCGCGTCCCCTTTCATGGAACCGAAGCCGCGCGACTTCACCATGGGCATGTACAAGTTCCGGACCACCGCCAGCGGCGAGCTGCCGACCGACGCCGACCTGATGCGGACCCTGGAACGGGGCGTGCCGGGAACGCAGATGCCGGGCTGGAAACGCGTCCTGACCCTGCCGGAACGCATGGCGGTGATCGCTTACATCAAATCCTTCTCATCGGATTTCAAGGACGGCGCTCCCGCCTCGCTCCCCATCCCTACGCCTCCCCCGGCGACCGACAAGGCCGTGGCCGATGGCAAGATGGTTTACATGCTGATGGAATGCTGGTCCTGCCACGGGGGCCAAGGGAAGGGCGACGGGAAGTCGGGCAAGACCTTGCATGACGATTGGGGCCGGAAGATATTGCCTTGGGACCTGACCCGCTCCGATTACAAGGGCGATAACGATCCCGCATCCCTGTACCGCACGTTCACGACCGGGCTGAACGGAACGCCCATGCCCGCCTTCGCCCTGGACGGATTCCTGATCGGCGGCGACATCGAGATCGATCCCGCCAAGTATGCCGAAGCCTACGGCGCCCGCGATGTCGACCAACTCAGAAGGTGGTTGAGCACCCAGCCCAGCGAATCTTCCCTGCGGCATATGGCCCCGGAACAAAAATCGGCCCTGGGTGAAAGCCGTAAATGGGCCCTGGTCCATTACATCCGCTCGCTCGTGAAAAGGCCCAATTTCCTGGTCAGGATGTTCACCGAAGACACGGAAATCACCCATTAA
- a CDS encoding carboxypeptidase regulatory-like domain-containing protein, whose translation MKSTLIVSALALALGAAHAQYVGGPVANGGSISGVVKAKAKADEEKIVHKNEAQCGAKIAAQKYVISASGQVKWAVAMLTDIKSGKPLETGAVAYDNKGCAFTPHVLVAPLGATLKVGNSDDMLHNSHFFLMEGATKKNLVNMALPKKDQVIENTKILRKDGLVSAQCDAHDFMQGYIWVLPNPYGAVTGDKGDFKLTDVPAGKYTLKVWHEGLGEKTIPVTVEAGKDAKVSVEL comes from the coding sequence ATGAAGTCAACCCTTATCGTTTCCGCCCTGGCCCTCGCCCTGGGCGCCGCCCACGCGCAATACGTCGGCGGACCGGTCGCCAACGGCGGCTCCATCTCCGGCGTCGTCAAGGCCAAGGCCAAGGCCGACGAGGAGAAGATCGTGCATAAGAACGAGGCCCAATGCGGCGCCAAGATCGCGGCCCAGAAATACGTAATCTCCGCTTCCGGCCAGGTGAAATGGGCCGTCGCCATGCTCACCGACATCAAGTCGGGCAAGCCCCTGGAGACGGGCGCCGTCGCCTACGACAATAAGGGCTGCGCGTTCACGCCCCACGTCCTGGTCGCTCCCTTGGGCGCGACCCTGAAAGTCGGCAACTCCGATGACATGCTGCACAACTCGCATTTCTTCCTGATGGAAGGCGCTACCAAGAAGAACCTGGTGAACATGGCCCTGCCGAAAAAGGATCAGGTCATCGAGAACACCAAGATCCTCCGCAAGGACGGCCTGGTGAGCGCGCAATGCGACGCCCATGATTTCATGCAGGGCTATATCTGGGTGCTGCCGAATCCCTATGGCGCCGTGACCGGCGACAAAGGGGACTTCAAGCTGACCGACGTGCCCGCGGGGAAATACACCCTCAAGGTATGGCATGAAGGCTTGGGCGAGAAGACGATTC